The following nucleotide sequence is from Streptomyces pactum.
GGGCCGGCGGCGGCCGGAGCCCCTGATCAGCGGGGAGAATCGGGCCCATGGACAGCAGCAGCACACGCCGTCAGGCCACCCGGCGGAAGCTCTTCGAGGCAGCGGTGACGCTCATCGCCGAACAGGGCTTCTCCTCCACCACGGTGGAGGAGATCGCGGAGCGGGCCGGGGTGGCCAAGGGCACCGTCTACTACAACTTCGCCAGCAAGACCGTGCTCTTCGAGGAGTTGCTGCGCCACGGCATCGACCAGCTCACCGACGCGCTGCGGCACGCGGCCGACGAGACCGCCGAACACGGCGGCGGGCATCTGGAAGCGCTCGACGCGATGATCCGGGCCGGGCTGGACTTCGTCGCCCGCCACCCCTCGCTCACCCAGCTCTACGTCGCCGAGCTGTGGCGGACCAACCGGGCCTGGCAGGCGACCCTCATGCGGGTGCGCCGGCGCTCCGTCACGGTGATCGAGTCCGTCCTGCGCGGCGCGGTGGCCGACGGGGAACTCGACCCAGGCATCGACATTCCGCTGACCGCCTCGGCGATCTTCGGGATGGTGCTGGTGACTGCGCTGGACTGGCAGTCGTACCAGCCCGGGCGGTCGATCGATGACGTCCACGCGGCACTGTTCCGGCTGCTGCCGGTCCGGACCGGCGGGGAGCTCGCCCCGCCGGTGCGCCGGGAGGCCGCGGACGGCGCCGGGCCGCGGCAGGTGGTGGAAGCCGGCGGCGGACGGCCCCCGGGCCGGACCTGCCAGGCCTGACACCGGCCCCGCACCCCTGCCCGGGCCGGCCGCGTCCGGGCCCGCGGGTCCGTACGCGGATGACGGGGTTCGGACGGGGATGACCGAGGCGGCAGGTCCGGACGGGGATGGCCGGGGCCGAAGGTCCGGACGGGGATGTGCGGGCCTGGTCCGGACAGGGGTGTCCGGGCGCGGGCCCAGGTGGGTGTCCGGGCGGGTCCGGGGCGGGGCGTACCTCCGCCGCGTCGGGCCGTCGGGCCGGTGGTCATCGAGCCGCCGTGCTGCCGGGGCCGGGTTGCCGCGGGCCTCCGGGCCGGAACGGGATGTGTCCTCAATCG
It contains:
- a CDS encoding TetR/AcrR family transcriptional regulator, yielding MDSSSTRRQATRRKLFEAAVTLIAEQGFSSTTVEEIAERAGVAKGTVYYNFASKTVLFEELLRHGIDQLTDALRHAADETAEHGGGHLEALDAMIRAGLDFVARHPSLTQLYVAELWRTNRAWQATLMRVRRRSVTVIESVLRGAVADGELDPGIDIPLTASAIFGMVLVTALDWQSYQPGRSIDDVHAALFRLLPVRTGGELAPPVRREAADGAGPRQVVEAGGGRPPGRTCQA